A single Argentina anserina chromosome 7, drPotAnse1.1, whole genome shotgun sequence DNA region contains:
- the LOC126803687 gene encoding uncharacterized protein LOC126803687 — MAVEFFEKGENRDRNLDVEDDDNEDFLHFSHHHRLAAKNYRQEVKDDTILTCQGCIQPITQDFYSCSSKQEEESCRHFYLHKICARLRRKLLLPLHQHEFTLLPRASSIDGVFKCYMCGIFHHGFVYSCVQCALLAGENLCYIDLECSLYWETRDLKHESHSHRLLLDVEYDEHVCCKGCGSKLYLCFEFSCKRCNYHLCIACVRLPLTARHRYDTHVLQLTYAGNESKVGYYCEICEGTRDPENWFYYCRQ, encoded by the coding sequence TTTCCTACACTTCAGTCATCATCATCGTTTAGCTGCTAAAAATTATCGTCAGGAGGTTAAGGATGACACAATACTTACTTGTCAGGGTTGCATTCAACCCATCACTCAAGACTTCTACAGCTGCAGCagtaaacaagaagaagagtcTTGCCGCCATTTCTATCTCCACAAAATATGTGCTCGGTTACGAAGAAAGCTACTTCTCCCTTTGCACCAACACGAATTCACACTCCTCCCTCGGGCTTCTTCTATTGACGGCGTGTTTAAGTGCTATATGTGTGGTATCTTTCACCATGGATTTGTATACAGTTGTGTACAATGTGCTTTGCTAGCCGGTGAAAACCTTTGCTACATTGACCTAGAGTGCAGTCTGTATTGGGAAACAAGAGATCTTAAACATGAGTCTCATTCTCACCGCCTCCTCCTTGACGTGGAATATGATGAGCACGTCTGTTGCAAGGGTTGTGGTTCCAAATTATATCTCTGCTTCGAATTCAGTTGTAAGAGATGCAACTATCATCTTTGCATAGCCTGTGTAAGATTACCTCTTACTGCTAGGCACCGGTACGACACGCATGTTCTGCAGCTCACCTATGCTGGTAATGAAAGCAAAGTAGGTTACTACTGTGAGATATGTGAAGGGACAAGGGATCCTGAAAATTGGTTCTACTACTGCAGACAGTGA
- the LOC126803688 gene encoding kinesin-like protein KIN-UA, which translates to MSKGGAQLLAGTALKTNDPQTLRMVAGALANLCGNERLHMMLKEDGGIKALLEMARSGSNDVIAQVARGMANFAKCESRGTIQGHRKGHSLLLEDGALTWLIINSNTTSSSTKRHIELALCHLAQIEDNAYDFIFSRGLIELVRISTESSREDIRNLAKKTLTLSPKFQPEIHAE; encoded by the exons ATGAGCAAGGGGGGAGCTCAACTGCTAGCAGGGACAGCATTGAAGACAAATGATCCACAAACTCTTAGAATGGTTGCTGGAGCGCTTGCTAATTTATGTGGAAATG AAAGATTACACATGATGCTGAAAGAAGATGGTGGCATTAAGGCGCTTTTGGAAATGGCAAGGTCAGGGAGTAATGACGTTATTGCGCAAGTTGCTAGGGGAATGGCCAATTTTGCTAAGTGTGAATCTCGCGGAACTATCCAAG GACATAGAAAAGGTCACTCCCTTTTGCTTGAAGATGGTGCCCTTACTTGGTTAATTATCAACTCCAATACAACCTCGTCTTCTACAAAGCGCCATATTGAGCTCGCACTCTGCCATTTAGCACAAATTG AGGACAATGCATATGATTTCATATTCAGTAGAGGGCTGATAGAACTTGTACGAATATCAACTGAATCCAGTAGGGAAGATATCCGGAATCTGGCAAAGAAGACGTTGACATTGAGTCCGAAGTTTCAGCCTGAGATCCATGCCGAATAG
- the LOC126802747 gene encoding LOW QUALITY PROTEIN: putative ribosomal large subunit pseudouridine synthase SVR1, chloroplastic (The sequence of the model RefSeq protein was modified relative to this genomic sequence to represent the inferred CDS: inserted 2 bases in 1 codon; substituted 1 base at 1 genomic stop codon): MAVSLASLPFSLFFKRSLSLTPFRPLPRLSCRVSSFSLEFNITFAPKPKPDPDSLPGQGQQLFIPWIVRGDDGKLKLQXLLHEMAYADSKTKKKTTSKDAAKQNKLTAEPKHSKAARRFYNLNFRESQRLSKVLAAAGVASRRSSEQLIFDGKVTVNGSVCNAPQTPVDPGRDIIYVSGNRLPKKLPPKVYLALNKPKGYICAAGEKKSVLGLFDDYLKSWDKRNPGTPRPRLFTVGRLDVATTGLIVVTNDGDFAQSISHPSANLSKEYIAIIEGSVSKXSLIAISEGTVVDGVHCTPDSVELLPQQPEVSRSRLRIVVHEGRNHEVRELVKNAGLEIHSLKRVRIGGCRLPTTLGLSTHMELSKGDLSALGLKPKKVAATVGR, translated from the exons ATGGCGGTATCACTAGCTTCCCTCCCTTTTTCCCTCTTCTTCAAACGCTCACTCTCCCTCACACCCTTCCGCCCCCTCCCCCGCCTCTCCTGTCGCGTCTCCTCCTTCTCCCTCGAATTCAACATCACCTTCGCGCCCAAGCCCAAACCCGACCCGGACTCCCTCCCCGGCCAGGGCCAGCAGCTCTTCATCCCCTGGATCGTCCGCGGCGACGATGGCAAGCTCAAGCTCCA TCTCCTCCACGAGATGGCCTACGCCGACTCCAAGACCAAGAAGAAGACCACCTCCAAAGACGCCGCCAAGCAGAACAAGCTCACCGCCGAGCCCAAGCATTCCAAGGCCGCGCGTAGGTTTTACAATCTGAACTTCCGCGAGTCCCAGCGCCTCAGTAAGGTCCTCGCCGCCGCCGGAG TGGCGTCGCGGCGGAGCAGTGAGCAGCTCATTTTTGATGGGAAGGTGACTGTGAATGGTTCTGTGTGCAATGCTCCTCAA ACTCCTGTTGATCCAGGGAGGGATATTATTTATGTCAGTGGGAATCGGCTGCCGAAGAAGCTGCCTCCCAAGGTTTATCTTGCACTCAACAAGCCGAAAGG GTACATTTGCGCTGCCGGGGAGAAGAAATCTGTATTGGGTTTGTTTGATGATTACTTAAAGAGCTGG GATAAGAGAAATCCAGGAACACCCAGACCGCGACTATTTACTGTTGGCCGTCTTGATGTTGCCACAACTGGGTTGATTGTTGTCACCAATGATG GAGATTTTGCTCAAAGTATATCACATCCTTCAGCGAACTTGTCAAAGGA ATACATTGCCATAATAGAAGGTTCTGTAAGTAAGTGAAGCCTGATTGCCATCAGTGAAGGAACGGTTGTCGATGGTGTCCATTGTACCCCAGATTCTGTGGAGTTACTACCACAACAGCCGGAAGTGTCAAGATCCCGTTTGCGTATTGTG GTTCATGAGGGGAGGAACCATGAGGTGCGAGAACTTGTTAAAAATGCTGGACTTGAG ATACACTCATTAAAACGTGTACGCATTGGCGGTTGTAGACTTCCAACAACCCTTGG GCTCAGCACACACATGGAATTAAGCAAAGGTGATCTTTCAGCCTTGGGTTTGAAACCTAAGAAGGTTGCTGCCACTGTTGGAAGGTAG
- the LOC126802051 gene encoding glycerol-3-phosphate dehydrogenase SDP6, mitochondrial, giving the protein MATATRLRRLGAAAAIATAASGVLLIQPSSTAADRGSGTSVAEVRQRISDRNASVPPRSAQESALIAAGPGNPLDILVIGGGATGSGVALDAATRGLRIGLVEREDFASGTSSRSTKLLHGGVRYLEKAVFNLDYGQLKLVFHALEERKQVIDNAPHLCHALPCMTPCFGWFDVVYYWAGLKMYDLVAGFRLLHVSRYYSAQESVELFPTLLRNGPDKSLKGTVVYYDGQMNDSRLNVGLACTAAIAGAAVLNHAEVIGFLKDKDTNRTIGARIRDNLTGEEFETYAKVVVNAAGPFCDSVRKLTDKNVKPMICPSSGVHIILPDYYSPEGMGLIVPKTKDGRVVFMLPWLGRTVAGTTDSNTEITLLPEPHEDEIQFILDAISDYLNVKVRRTDVLSAWSGIRPLATDPSAKNTESISRDHVVCEDYPGLVTITGGKWTTYRGMAEDAVNAAIKSGKLTPENGCVTPNLHIVGGDGWDPASFTVIAQQYMRMKKSHGKVVPGVMDTAAAKHLSHAYGTLAERVAAIAQNENLGKRLAHGYPYLEAEVAYCARNEYCESAIDFIARRSRLAFLDTDAAGRALPRVIEILATEHKWDNSRQKCELEMARKFLETFKSSKNAQFHDGKHNE; this is encoded by the exons ATGGCCACCGCCACGCGCCTACGGCGTCTGGGAGCCGCGGCGGCGATCGCAACCGCGGCCAGCGGCGTCCTCCTCATCCAACCGTCCTCCACCGCCGCCGACCGCGGCAGTGGAACCTCTGTCGCGGAGGTTCGGCAGAGGATCAGCGACCGGAACGCCTCTGTTCCGCCGCGGTCCGCGCAGGAGTCGGCTCTGATCGCCGCCGGCCCCGGCAACCCGCTCGACATTCTCGTCATCGGCGGCGGTGCCACTGGTAGTGGCGTCGCGCTTGATGCTGCTACTAGAGGCCTCAGAATTGGTCTCGTTGAGAGGGAGGACTTCGCCTCCGGAACTTCGTCTCGGTCCACCAAGCTTCTTCATGGAG GTGTTCGCTATTTGGAGAAAGCTGTGTTTAATCTAGACTATGGCCAGCTGAAGTTAGTGTTCCATGCGCTTGAGGAGCGTAAACAGGTTATTGATAATGCGCCACACCTGTGCCATGCTCTGCCGTGCATGACACCGTGTTTTGGGTGGTTCGACGTTGTGTATTACTGGGCGGGGTTGAAAATGTACGATTTAGTGGCAGGGTTCCGGCTGCTACATGTGTCGAGATATTACTCTGCACAGGAGTCTGTAGAGCTGTTTCCTACATTGTTGAGGAACGGTCCAGATAAGAGCTTGAAGGGCACTGTGGTGTATTATGATGGCCAGATGAATGATTCGCGTCTCAATGTTGGATTGGCGTGCACTGCTGCTATAGCTGGTGCCGCGGTGCTTAATCATGCGGAAGTGATTGGTTTTCTAAAGGATAAGGATACCAATCGGACAATTGGTGCGAGAATCCGGGACAACTTAACAG GCGAAGAGTTCGAAACATATGCAAAAGTTGTTGTCAATGCTGCTGGACCATTTTGTGATTCCGTAAGGAAGTTAACTGATAAAAATGTAAAACCTATGATATGCCCGAGCAGTGGTGTGCACATTATACTTCCTGACTATTATTCTCCTGAGGGTATGGGATTGATCGTTCCTAAAACAAAAGATGGACGTGTTGTCTTCATGCTGCCATGGTTGGGACGGACAGTTGCTGGCACCACAGATTCCAACACAGAGATTACTCTTCTTCCTGAACCACATGAGGATGAGATTCAATTCATACTGGATGCCATTTCTGATTACCTTAATGTCAAG GTACGACGTACTGATGTTCTCTCTGCCTGGAGTGGCATTCGCCCATTGGCAACAGATCCATCTGCTAAAAACACTGAAAGTATCTCTAGAGATCATGTTGTATGTGAAGATTATCCTGGACTTGTCACAATTACCGGTGGGAAGTGGACTACTTACCGTGG CATGGCAGAAGATGCAGTTAATGCAGCCATCAAGTCTGGAAAGCTGACCCCGGAAAATGGATGTGTAACCCCAAACCTACATATTGTTGGTGGAGATGGATGGGACCCTGCATCTTTCACAGTTATTGCTCAACAATACATGCGAATGAAGAAGAGTCATGGTAAAGTTGTTCCTGGAGTAATGGACACTGCAGCAGCAAAGCATCTGTCCCATGCCTATGGTACTCTTGCTGAACGGGTTGCTGCCATTGCTCAG AATGAAAACTTGGGGAAACGACTTGCCCATGGGTACCCTTATCTAGAGGCCGAAGTTGCTTACTGTGCACGAAATGAGTACTGTGAGTCGGCCATTGATTTCATTGCTCGGAGATCTCGGCTTGCTTTCCTTGATACTGATGCAGCAGGCAGGGCATTGCCTCGCGTAATTGAAATATTGGCAACGGAACACAAATGGGACAATTCAAGACAGAAGTGTGAGTTAGAGATGGCCCGTAAATTCTTGGAGACGTTCAAATCTTCAAAAAATGCTCAGTTCCATGATGGGAAACACAATGAGTAG
- the LOC126801474 gene encoding vacuolar protein-sorting-associated protein 33 homolog, with protein sequence MAQIPNLDNAPLNLTHLREQSQKELVNLLKNIRGKKCLVIDPKLSGSISLIIQTAILKEQGVELRHLSAETVQTDCSKVVYLVRSQLGLMKYISSHIHNDISKGLQREYFLYFAPRRSVACEKILEEEKVHNLLTIGEYQLYTVPLDEDVLSFELDLSNKEYLVDGDTSSLWHIAKAIHKLEFSFGVIPNVRAKGRASVRVADILNRMQAEEPVNSPDVVVPEINTVILLDREVDMVTPMCTQLTYEGLLDEYLHIKNGSVEVEASIMGGQKEGKKMKVPLNSSDKLFKETRDLNFEVVVQILRQKATSMKQDYTDVTSNNQTVSELKDFVKKLNSLPEMTRHINLAQHLTTITSKSSFLGQLDMEHTIIEAQSFDICLEYIEELIHKQEPLVTVLRLLILFSITNSGLPKKTFDYLRRELLHSYGFEHMVTLKNLEKAGLFKKQETKSNWLTVKRALQLVVEDTDTANPNDIAYAFSGYAPLSIRLVQHAVRSGWRPIEEILKLLPGPHSETKRGRFSSSASFDTLQGAANNVDKIADGRRSLVLVVFVGGVTFAEISALRFLSSQEGMAYDLIVGTTKIVSGHSLTETFVGKIDDV encoded by the exons ATGGCTCAGATTCCCAATTTGGACAATGCTCCTCTCAATCTCACTCATCTCAG GGAACAGTCTCAGAAGGAACTCGTGAACCTCCTCAAGAAT ATTCGAGGCAAGAAGTGCTTGGTGATCGATCCGAAGCTCAGCGGCTCAATCTCGTTGATCATCCAGACTGCAATTCTCAAA GAGCAAGGTGTTGAACTGCGGCATCTTTCGGCTGAGACTGTCCAAACAGACTGTTCCAAAGTGGTTTACCTTGTCCGCTCGCAGCTCGGTTTGATGAAATACATTAGCTCGCATATTCACAATGATATTTCAAAAGGATTGCAGAGAGAGTACTTTCTTTACTTTGCCCCTCGCCGGTCGGTTGCTTGTGAGAAG ATCCTCGAGGAAGAAAAAGTCCATAACTTGCTGACTATAGGGGAGTACCAGCTATACACTGTTCCGTTGGACGAGGATGTTCTGTCATTTGAACTTGATCTCTCAAATAAG GAGTACCTAGTTGATGGTGATACAAGCTCACTTTGGCATATAGCAAAAGCCATCCACAAGCTCGAG TTTTCTTTCGGGGTGATACCAAACGTGAGGGCAAAAGGAAGAGCATCAGTACGTGTTGCTGACATTCTAAACCGCATGCAAGCAGAGGAACCAGTTAACTCACCAGAT GTGGTTGTTCCAGAGATAAATACAGTCATCCTTCTAGATCGGGAG GTGGATATGGTTACTCCCATGTGTACTCAGTTAACATATGAGGGGCTTCTGGATGAG TATTTGCATATCAAAAATGGTTCTGTAGAAGTTGAAGCATCCATCATGGGAGgtcaaaaagaaggaaaaaagatgAAAGTTCCACTTAATTCAAG CGACAAGCTATTTAAAGAGACACGAGATCTCAACTTCGAAGTTGTTGTCCAG ATTCTACGTCAAAAAGCAACATCAATGAAACAAGACTACACTGATGTGACTTCAAAT AACCAGACAGTTTCTGAATTGAAGGATTTTGTCAAAAAGCTGAACTCATTGCCAGAAATGACC AGGCACATAAATCTTGCTCAGCATCTGACAACCATCACATCCAAGTCTTCTTTCCTTGGACAACTTGACATGGAACATACAATTATTGAGGCTCAAAGTTTTGACAT ATGTTTAGAATACATTGAAGAACTGATCCATAAGCAGGAGCCACTTGTAACTGTCCTACGTCTTCTCATCTTATTTTCCATCACAAATTCTGGGTTGCCTAAGAAGACTTTTGACTATTTGAG GAGGGAACTACTCCATAGTTATGGATTTGAGCATATGGTTACATTGAAAAATCTTGAGAAAGCTGGATTGTTCAAAAAGCag GAGACAAAAAGCAACTGGCTGACAGTTAAGCGTGCATTGCAACTCGTTGTTGAAGACACTGACACTGCAAA CCCCAATGACATCGCCTATGCCTTTTCTGGATATGCACCTCTTAGCATTCGCCTCGTCCAGCATGCTGTTCGTTCTGGATG GCGACCTATTGAAGAAATTCTGAAGCTGTTACCCGGACCACATTCAGAAACAAAGAGA GGTCGATTCTCAAGCAGTGCCTCATTTGACACTTTGCAGGGGGCGGCAAACAATGTAGACAA GATTGCTGATGGGAGGCGCTCCCTTGTACTTGTTGTCTTCGTCGGAGGTGTAACATTTGCTGAAATTTCTGCCCTTCGGTTTCTCAGTTCTCAG GAGGGGATGGCGTATGATTTGATAGTTGGGACAACAAAAATAGTCAGTGGCCATAGCTTGACGGAAACTTTTGTGGGGAAGATAGATGACGTGTAA
- the LOC126801473 gene encoding U-box domain-containing protein 14 produces MGLTEDHPGKLVLSQLVDSVKAISELPECRNVFRKMYGNFVRRIKLLSPLFEELRDSDRELGEEEVEAFESLGEALHSALVLIKSVNQGSKLYQALERDKVIVKFHQMTVNIEAALSLIPYKLFDMSEEVCEQIELVHAQFKRAKERMDSLDSQLERDLVIAVRDKDPDNAIIKRLSENLHLRTINDLKSESLAFHELVIASGGDLGDQFAQMQVLFKKLNDYVVTENPAVDSFERDKNTIKHRSPVIPDDFRCPISLELMKDPVIISTGQTYERSCIQKWLDAGHKTCPKTQQTLLHTAITPNYSLKSLIALWCESNGIELPKKQGNRNKKPGCSVSDCNQASIDSLLEKLAKGSSDEQRAAAGELRLLAKRNADNRVCIADAGAIPLLVELLSSPDPRTQEHAVTALLNLSINESNKGAIVIAGAIPDIVEVLKHGSMEARENAAATLFSLSVVDENKVQIGAAGAIPALIKLLCEGTPRGKKDAATAIFNLSIYQGNKARAVRAGIVTPLMRLLKDAGSGMVDEALAILAILASHQEGKVAIAQADAIPTLVEGIRTGLPRNRENAAAVLWSLCTGDLRQLKLARELGAEAALQELSENGTDRAKRKAGNVLELLQRVEDPAASISLHNSCSLPSTISG; encoded by the exons ATGGGACTGACGGAGGACCATCCGGGGAAGTTGGTGCTGAGTCAACTCGTTGACTCGGTGAAGGCGATATCCGAGTTGCCGGAGTGCAGGAACGTGTTTAGGAAGATGTATGGGAACTTTGTGAGGAGAATTAAGCTATTGAGTCCTTTGTTTGAGGAGTTGAGGGATAGTGATAGAGAGCTTGGGGAAGAAGAGGTTGAGGCGTTTGAATCTCTTGGGGAGGCTTTGCATTCGGCTCTGGTGCTCATCAAGTCTGTCAACCAAGGCAGCAAGCTTTATCAG GCTTTGGAAAGAGACAAGGTTATTGTGAAGTTTCACCAAATGACTGTTAATATTGAAGCAGCATTGAGTCTAATTCCTTATAAACTTTTTGATATGTCGGAGGAGGTCTGCGAACAG ATTGAACTAGTACATGCTCAATTTAAAAGAGCAAAGGAAAGAATGGACTCACTTGACTCACAACTAGAGAGGGATTTAGTCATAGCAGTGAGAGATAAGGATCCTGATAATGCAATAATTAAAAGACTTTCGGAGAATTTGCACCTCAGAACCATCAATGATCTGAAAAGTGAGTCACTTGCTTTCCATGAATTGGTTATAGCAAGTGGTGGAGATCTAGGGGACCAGTTTGCACAGATGCAAGTTCTTTTTAAGAAGCTAAATGACTATGTGGTGACAGAAAACCCAGCAGTTGACAGCTTCGAACGTGACAAGAACACGATAAAGCACAGGTCTCCGGTTATCCCAGATGATTTCCGGTGTCCAATATCGTTAGAGTTGATGAAAGATCCTGTCATTATATCTACTGGACAG ACATACGAAAGATCTTGTATTCAGAAGTGGTTGGATGCTGGACATAAAACTTGTCCCAAAACACAGCAGACACTATTGCACACGGCCATTACCCCAAACTATTCTTTGAAGAGTCTAATTGCTTTGTGGTGTGAGAGCAATGGTATTGAGCTACCCAAAAAGCAAGGCAATAGAAACAAAAAACCAGGATGCAGTGTTTCGGATTGTAATCAAGCTTCTATTGATTCTTTATTAGAAAAGTTGGCAAAGGGCAGTTCAGACGAACAAAGAGCGGCTGCTGGAGAGCTCCGCTTGCTGGCAAAGAGGAATGCAGATAATAGAGTGTGTATTGCTGATGCAGGAGCCATCCCACTCCTTGTTGAGCTACTATCTTCCCCAGACCCTCGAACCCAAGAGCATGCCGTTACAGCACTCCTCAACCTTTCTATAAATGAGAGCAACAAGGGAGCTATTGTCATTGCAGGAGCTATACCTGATATAGTAGAAGTTTTGAAACATGGTAGCATGGAGGCTAGAGAAAATGCAGCGGCAACCCTTTTTAGCTTGTCTGTAGTAGATGAGAATAAGGTGCAAATTGGAGCTGCCGGGGCTATCCCAGCCCTTATAAAACTGCTATGTGAGGGGACTCCAAGAGGTAAAAAAGATGCAGCTACAGCTATATTCAATCTCTCAATCTACCAGGGAAACAAGGCCAGAGCTGTAAGGGCTGGTATTGTGACCCCGCTTATGAGGTTGCTTAAAGATGCGGGAAGTGGGATGGTAGATGAAGCTCTTGCAATCCTGGCTATTCTGGCAAGCCATCAAGAAGGGAAGGTGGCAATTGCTCAAGCTGACGCAATCCCTACTTTGGTGGAAGGTATACGTACAGGTTTACCACGCAACCGGGAGAATGCCGCCGCAGTGTTATGGTCATTGTGCACAGGAGATTTGCGGCAGTTGAAACTAGCAAGGGAACTTGGTGCAGAAGCAGCATTGCAGGAACTCTCAGAAAATGGCACTGATAGAGCCAAGAGAAAAGCAGGAAATGTTTTGGAGCTCCTTCAACGAGTTGAAGACCCTGCAGCGTCCATAAGTCTCCATAATTCATGTTCACTTCCGAGCACTATTTCAGGATGA
- the LOC126801944 gene encoding ras-related protein RABF1, giving the protein MGCSSSLPDRGSGRLVGPNGENGGAADAKNLRVKLVLLGDSGVGKSCIVLRFVRGQFDPTSKVTVGASFLSQTIALQDSTTVKFEIWDTAGQERYAALAPLYYRGAAVAVIVYDITSPDSFNKAQYWVKELQKHGTPDIVLALVGNKADLQEKREVSVQDGMDYAEKNGMFFIETSAKTADNINQLFEEIAKRLPRPALSSSASSQNP; this is encoded by the exons ATGGGTTGCTCCTCCTCCCTTCCAG ATAGAGGTTCTGGGCGGTTGGttgggccgaatggggagaaCGGTGGAGCTGCAGACGCCAAGAATCTTCGTGTTAAG CTAGTTTTGCTGGGTGATTCTGGTGTTGGTAAGAGCTGTATAGTCCTTCGTTTTGTTCGTGGACAGTTTGATCCAACATCCAAG GTGACTGTTGGAGCCTCATTCTTGTCGCAGACGATAGCTTTGCAAGATTCTACAACAGTCAAATTTGAGATATGGGACACTGCTGGCCAAGAAAG GTATGCTGCACTGGCCCCCCTTTATTATCGAGGGGCAGCAGTGGCAGTcattgtatatgatataacaaGCCCAGACTCTTTCAACAAAGCACAATATTGGGTCAAG GAGCTGCAAAAACATGGAACCCCTGATATTGTCTTGGCCTTGGTTGGTAACAAAGCTGATCTTCAGGAGAAACGTGAAGTTTCTGTTCAA GATGGTATGGATTATGCAGAAAAGAATGGGATGTTCTTTATCGAGACATCTGCAAAGACAGCAGATAATATTAATCAGCTGTTTGAG GAAATTGCTAAGCGTCTACCCCGTCCAGCTTTATCATCATCGGCATCATCACAGAACCCATGA